From Watersipora subatra chromosome 8, tzWatSuba1.1, whole genome shotgun sequence, a single genomic window includes:
- the LOC137401920 gene encoding uncharacterized protein produces the protein MNIPVGLLIGRDFGKAFKPTEILKGNHDNELFAMKTNIGWLVMGKTNSDHRTFATIVDQPVNRSVVTFQCSASTRKDIQKLIDIFDRDFADSDDSSLGMSVDDRQFMEIMQTKIHQDNDKRVVMPLSFKTSPLQQNTKHAAMHRFKMLEIKFARDQIYKQQYIEFMNDIIKKHEATKVHDENDVANDWYIPHFGVYHLKKPDKIRVVFDCAVKVGGVSLNNFLLQGPEHINCLQGNLLRFRKGPVAVMGDIERMFHQFRVLPEHQRFLKFIWYDENTKPATFKMQVHLFGARSSPACATYGLRYLANQYEKENPGSHAPTLIHRNFYVDDALASVDSPKEAIKLIQDTQKLCASENLWIHKIVSNCREVMEAIPKTEHSSSLQNLHIHTDNLPKETSLGVTWDTEIDAFTFKFDLTLEKPNTRRGVLSTVASLFDPTGFVSPAILNGKLILQEICKSNSAWDTPLEGPILQKWKQWKAQMRHIDQIQIPRCLKPNYLQVVQTAELHTFADASTSGYGQCAYLRLKDKANHVHVSLLASKAKVAPLKSVTVPRLELQAAPGAVRLANKIQEEIDIPD, from the coding sequence ATGAATATTCCTGTAGGCTTGTTGATAGGTCGTGACTTCGGCAAAGCATTCAAACCCACTGAAATTCTGAAAGGAAACCATGACAATGAACTGTTTGCTATGAAAACCAACATAGGATGGCTTGTTATGGGCAAGACAAATTCAGATCATAGAACATTTGCAACAATTGTAGACCAGCCAGTAAACCGTTCTGTAGTAACGTTCCAATGTAGTGCGAGTACACGTAAAGACATACAGAAGCTCATAGATATTTTTGACCGTGACTTTGCTGATTCTGATGACAGTAGTTTAGGTATGTCTGTAGATGATAGACAATTTATGGAAATTATGCAAACTAAAATCCACCAAGACAATGACAAGAGAGTTGTCATGCCTCTGTCATTTAAAACATCTCCTTTACAACAAAACACAAAGCACGCTGCCATGCATAGGTTTAAAATGCTAGAAATCAAATTTGCCAGGGACCAGATATATAAGCAACAGTACATAGAATTCATGAATGACATAATCAAAAAACACGAAGCCACCAAGGTACATGATGAGAATGATGTTGCAAACGACTGGTACATTCCGCACTTTGGAGTGTACCACCTCAAAAAACCAGACAAGATTCGTGTTGTATTTGATTGTGCTGTCAAGGTGGGAGGAGTAAGCTTGAATAACTTCCTTCTACAGGGACCAGAGCACATAAATTGCTTGCAAGGGAATTTGTTAAGGTTCCGAAAAGGACCTGTTGCTGTCATGGGGGACATCGAAAGAATGTTCCATCAATTCCGTGTTTTGCCAGAACACCAGAGATTCCTCAAATTTATATGGTACGATGAAAATACCAAACCAGCAACATTCAAAATGCAAGTGCATCTGTTTGGTGCACGTTCATCGCCTGCTTGTGCTACCTATGGACTGAGGTATCTCGCTAATCAGTATGAGAAAGAAAATCCTGGCTCTCATGCTCCAACACTAATCCATCGGAACTTTTATGTCGATGATGCGTTGGCCAGTGTTGACTCTCCCAAAGAAGCAATCAAACTGATACAGGACACACAAAAGCTTTGTGCTTCTGAAAATCTGTGGATACATAAAATTGTATCCAACTGCCGTGAAGTCATGGAAGCAATACCCAAGACTGAACACAGCAGCTCACTGCAAAATCTCCACATTCACACTGATAACCTTCCTAAAGAGACGTCATTAGGTGTCACATGGGACACTGAAATTGATGCATTCACATTCAAATTTGACCTAACCCTAGAAAAACCAAATACTAGAAGGGGAGTGCTCTCAACTGTTGCCTCTCTCTTTGATCCTACTGGGTTTGTCTCACCCGCTATTTTAAATGGCAAGTTGATCCTGCAAGAAATCTGTAAATCTAACTCAGCTTGGGACACTCCACTTGAAGGTCCTATACTTCAAAAATGGAAACAATGGAAGGCCCAAATGCGTCACATTGACCAAATTCAAATTCCAAGGTGTTTGAAACCAAACTACCTTCAAGTAGTTCAGACAGCTGAGCTTCACACCTTCGCTGATGCAAGCACATCTGGCTACGGTCAGTGCGCTTACCTTCGTCTAAAAGACAAGGCCAATCATGTTCATGTTTCACTGCTAGCTAGTAAAGCTAAAGTAGCACCTCTCAAATCTGTTACCGTTCCACGTCTTGAACTCCAGGCTGCTCCTGGAGCTGTCAGACTTGCTAACAAAATCCAAGAAGAAATTGACATCCCTGATTAA
- the LOC137401921 gene encoding uncharacterized protein produces the protein MLQSFQPLKRCSALLKLYPFLDNNGIIRIGGRLENSTMLSYEKKHPIILPKSAHITTLLIRHFHNLSGHQGREPTLANIRNHGYWTVKAKSKVFQAIRDCITCKKIRGQPCHPIMATLPEERVNESAPFTHCGIDCFGPFIVKDGRKERKMYGLMVTCLSCRAVHIETLEDMTTDCFINALRNVIAIRDHISTIRCDQGTNFVGAFNELFKNPQRSENLNTKFIFNPPHASNMGEVWECQIQSARSILKGLESKYGGRMSSSQLRTLFYEVMATINSRPLGSVTENEMPLSPNMLLTMKSEITLPPPENFTDADTYSRKRWCVVQSLANMFWRRWKGEYLQSLQQRQKWVRKTPEILVGDIVHVLQDEGFRNCWSLGKVEECVRSHDGEVRSLRLRVGSRQYPARAARCVERPVSRVVVLIRTSSK, from the coding sequence ATGCTTCAATCATTCCAACCTTTAAAAAGATGTAGTGCTCTACTCAAACTATATCCATTTCTCGACAACAATGGTATCATTCGCATTGGTGGAAGGCTGGAAAACAGCACCATGCTCTCTTATGAAAAAAAGCACCCCATCATCCTTCCAAAATCTGCTCACATCACCACTCTCCTTATTCGCCATTTCCACAATCTTTCTGGACATCAAGGTCGTGAACCCACCCTAGCCAATATCAGAAATCATGGATACTGGACTGTAAAAGCAAAATCCAAAGTATTTCAAGCAATCCGAGACTGCATCACCTGCAAAAAGATCCGCGGCCAGCCCTGCCATCCAATTATGGCAACTCTGCCAGAGGAAAGAGTGAATGAATCTGCTCCATTCACTCACTGTGGTATTGACTGTTTTGGGCCTTTCATTGTCAAAGATGGGAGAAAGGAAAGAAAGATGTATGGTCTCATGGTAACATGTCTTTCGTGTCGGGCTGTGCACATTGAAACCCTCGAAGACATGACAACTGACTGTTTTATCAATGCCTTGAGAAATGTAATCGCAATCCGAGATCACATCAGCACTATCAGGTGTGATCAAGGAACCAATTTTGTAGGAGCATTTAACGAACTATTCAAAAATCCGCAAAGGTCAGAGAATCTCAACACAAAGTTCATTTTCAACCCTCCTCATGCAAGCAATATGGGCGAAGTCTGGGAATGCCAGATTCAATCAGCTCGTAGCATTCTGAAAGGATTGGAAAGCAAGTATGGAGGGAGAATGAGCTCATCTCAGTTGCGTACCTTATTCTATGAGGTCATGGCTACAATCAATAGTCGGCCTCTGGGAAGTGTAACAGAGAATGAAATGCCTCTTTCTCCTAATATGCTGCTGACCATGAAATCAGAGATTACTCTTCCACCTCCTGAAAATTTCACTGACGCAGATACATACTCTCGAAAAAGGTGGTGTGTTGTGCAATCATTAGCAAATATGTTTTGGAGGCGCTGGAAAGGTGAGTACCTGCAGAGCTTACAACAAAGACAAAAGTGGGTCAGAAAAACACCAGAAATATTGGTGGGAGACATAGTTCATGTATTACAAGATGAAGGCTTTCGTAATTGCTGGTCACTGGGAAAAGTTGAAGAGTGTGTAAGGTCACATGATGGTGAGGTCAGGTCACTTCGGCTCAGGGTTGGGTCACGGCAGTATCCTGCCCGGGCAGCGCGATGCGTTGAGAGGCCAGTGAGCAGGGTTGTTGTACTGATAAGAACGTCTAGCAAGTAA